Proteins co-encoded in one Papaver somniferum cultivar HN1 chromosome 5, ASM357369v1, whole genome shotgun sequence genomic window:
- the LOC113282697 gene encoding uncharacterized protein LOC113282697 isoform X1, producing MICSRLQTSFLLFLTILLIICVSHGVSQSSNHQEMVMGREMLESVGTNESYMENSTLFLAAKRTYRRDPTDGFKRYRGGWNISDNHYWASVGFTAVPLFIIAAIWFVIFGLSLCLICTCYCCCPKEPYGYSRVAYALSLGFLIFFTITAIIGCVVLYTGQGKFHGSTINTFEFVLKQGNYTVDSLRNVSGYLDSAQNITVDKVFLASDMQTKIDNIQTRMNSSANALATRMDANKHKIQKTLDTVRLILIIVAAVMLFVAFLGFLFSIFGMKFIVSILVVIGWVLVAGTFVLCGVFLLLHNVVGDTCVAMDEWVQHPTAHTALDDILPCVDNATAAETLLRTKEATHKLVGVVNQVITNISNINYPPNFAPLYYNQSGPLIPVLCAPFNADLTDRQCSPGEVDFNNATQVWQSYVCQISATGICATVGRITPDFYTQMNAAVNVSYGLYTYGPFLVNLEDCSFVRDTFSTISKDYCPGLGRYSKWIYIGLVLVSSAVMLSLIFWVIYARERRHHVYTKQFLVR from the exons ATGATATGCTCTAGATTACAGACGAGTTTCCTTCTATTTCTCACCATTCTCCTCATAATATGTGTCTCTCATGGAGTTTCTCAGTCTTCCAATCATCAGG AGATGGTTATGGGTAGAGAAATGCTAGAGAGTGTGGGAACAAATGAATCATATATGGAGAATTCAACCCTTTTTTTAGCTGCAAAAAGAACATACAGGAGAGATCCTACTGATGGTTTCAAGAGATACAGAGGTGGTTGGAATATCAGTGATAACCATTATTGGGCT tCTGTAGGTTTTACGGCTGTTCCATTGTTTATTATTGCGGCTATCTGGTTTGTTATCTTTGGATTGTCTTTATGTCTCATCTGTACCTGTTATTGCTGTTGTCCGAAAGAACCATACGGCTATTCTAGAGTAGCTTATGCTCTCTCACTTGGTTTTCTGATATTCTTCACAATTACGGCAAT CATTGGATGTGTGGTTTTGTATACTGGTCAAGGGAAATTTCACGGAAGTACGATAAACACATTTGAATTTGTTTTGAAGCAGGGGAATTATACAGTAGACAGCCTTAGAAACGTTTCTGGTTATCTTGATTCAGCTCAGAATATCACGGTGGACAAGGTTTTCTTAGCTTCTGATATGCAGACTAAGATTGATAATATCCAAACCAGGATGAACTCTTCTGCTAATGCTCTTGCAACTCGTATGGATGCTAATAAGCATAAGATACAAAAAACTCTAGACACTGT GAGACTTATTCTTATCATAGTGGCCGCTGTAATGCTCTTCGTGGCATTTCTTGGATTTT TATTCTCTATTTTTGGGATGAAATTTATCGTATCCAT CTTGGTTGTCATTGGATGGGTTCTTGTCGCTGGCACATTTGTCCTCTGTGgagtgtttcttcttcttcacaa TGTTGTTGGAGACACATGTGTAGCAATGGATGAGTGGGTTCAACACCCGACTGCTCATACTGCTCTTGATGATATCTTGCCGTGTGTGGATAATGCTACTGCAGCTGAAACCTTGTTACGAACCAAAGAAGCTACACACAAATTGGTTGGTGTGGTGAATCAAGTCATCACCAACATCTCTAACATCAATTACCCACCAAACTTTGCTCCTCTATACTACAATCAATCTGGTCCTTTGATTCCTGTTCTCTGTGCTCCCTTCAATGCTGATTTGACTGATCGACAATGCTCGCCTGGTGAAGTAGATTTTAACAATGCAACACAG GTTTGGCAGAGTTATGTGTGCCAGATTTCAGCAACAGGAATTTGTGCGACAGTTGGCCGTATAACCCCCGACTTCTACACCCAGATGAATGCAGCAGTTAATGTAAGTTACGGGCTTTATACTTACGGTCCATTCCTAGTTAACCTTGAAGATTGCTCATTTGTGAGGGACACATTCTCAACAATCAGCAAGGATTATTGTCCGGGTTTAGGACGATATAGTAAATGGATCTACATTGGGTTGGTTTTGGTTTCATCCGCAGTGATGCTTTCACTGATTTTCTGGGTAATCTATGCTAGAGAACGACGTCATCATGTTTATACTAAACAATTTCTAGTTCGATAG
- the LOC113282697 gene encoding uncharacterized protein LOC113282697 isoform X2, with protein sequence MICSRLQTSFLLFLTILLIICVSHGVSQSSNHQEMVMGREMLESVGTNESYMENSTLFLAAKRTYRRDPTDGFKRYRGGWNISDNHYWASVGFTAVPLFIIAAIWFVIFGLSLCLICTCYCCCPKEPYGYSRVAYALSLGFLIFFTITAIIGCVVLYTGQGKFHGSTINTFEFVLKQGNYTVDSLRNVSGYLDSAQNITVDKVFLASDMQTKIDNIQTRMNSSANALATRMDANKHKIQKTLDTVRLILIIVAAVMLFVAFLGFLFSIFGMKFIVSILVVIGWVLVAGTFVLCGVFLLLHNVVGDTCVAMDEWVQHPTAHTALDDILPCVDNATAAETLLRTKEATHKLVGVVNQVITNISNINYPPNFAPLYYNQSGPLIPVLCAPFNADLTDRQCSPGEVDFNNATQVWQSYVCQISATGICATVGRITPDFYTQMNAAVNVSYGLYTYGPFLVNLEDCSFVRDTFSTISKDYCPGLGRYSKWIY encoded by the exons ATGATATGCTCTAGATTACAGACGAGTTTCCTTCTATTTCTCACCATTCTCCTCATAATATGTGTCTCTCATGGAGTTTCTCAGTCTTCCAATCATCAGG AGATGGTTATGGGTAGAGAAATGCTAGAGAGTGTGGGAACAAATGAATCATATATGGAGAATTCAACCCTTTTTTTAGCTGCAAAAAGAACATACAGGAGAGATCCTACTGATGGTTTCAAGAGATACAGAGGTGGTTGGAATATCAGTGATAACCATTATTGGGCT tCTGTAGGTTTTACGGCTGTTCCATTGTTTATTATTGCGGCTATCTGGTTTGTTATCTTTGGATTGTCTTTATGTCTCATCTGTACCTGTTATTGCTGTTGTCCGAAAGAACCATACGGCTATTCTAGAGTAGCTTATGCTCTCTCACTTGGTTTTCTGATATTCTTCACAATTACGGCAAT CATTGGATGTGTGGTTTTGTATACTGGTCAAGGGAAATTTCACGGAAGTACGATAAACACATTTGAATTTGTTTTGAAGCAGGGGAATTATACAGTAGACAGCCTTAGAAACGTTTCTGGTTATCTTGATTCAGCTCAGAATATCACGGTGGACAAGGTTTTCTTAGCTTCTGATATGCAGACTAAGATTGATAATATCCAAACCAGGATGAACTCTTCTGCTAATGCTCTTGCAACTCGTATGGATGCTAATAAGCATAAGATACAAAAAACTCTAGACACTGT GAGACTTATTCTTATCATAGTGGCCGCTGTAATGCTCTTCGTGGCATTTCTTGGATTTT TATTCTCTATTTTTGGGATGAAATTTATCGTATCCAT CTTGGTTGTCATTGGATGGGTTCTTGTCGCTGGCACATTTGTCCTCTGTGgagtgtttcttcttcttcacaa TGTTGTTGGAGACACATGTGTAGCAATGGATGAGTGGGTTCAACACCCGACTGCTCATACTGCTCTTGATGATATCTTGCCGTGTGTGGATAATGCTACTGCAGCTGAAACCTTGTTACGAACCAAAGAAGCTACACACAAATTGGTTGGTGTGGTGAATCAAGTCATCACCAACATCTCTAACATCAATTACCCACCAAACTTTGCTCCTCTATACTACAATCAATCTGGTCCTTTGATTCCTGTTCTCTGTGCTCCCTTCAATGCTGATTTGACTGATCGACAATGCTCGCCTGGTGAAGTAGATTTTAACAATGCAACACAG GTTTGGCAGAGTTATGTGTGCCAGATTTCAGCAACAGGAATTTGTGCGACAGTTGGCCGTATAACCCCCGACTTCTACACCCAGATGAATGCAGCAGTTAATGTAAGTTACGGGCTTTATACTTACGGTCCATTCCTAGTTAACCTTGAAGATTGCTCATTTGTGAGGGACACATTCTCAACAATCAGCAAGGATTATTGTCCGGGTTTAGGACGATATAGTAAATGGATCTAC TGA
- the LOC113282698 gene encoding uncharacterized protein LOC113282698 — protein MEVNDQGTIFSDPSDVEEFSMEEINEAVPTPDEEWDSSSDVEKPSKEDWIASWNKGDPQKHLTWINVYAYYRKKGKGKGCGGYGVIIRYADAKPVTATAKYSKVVISFFSSVVDGNKGWCRTC, from the exons ATGGAAGTGAACGACCAAGGAACTATTTTCTCCGATCCATCAGATGTTGAAGAATTCTCCATGGAAGAGATCAATGAAGCCGTACCAACACCT GATGAGGAGTGGGACAGTAGCAGCGATGTTGAAAAGCCAAGCAAGGAGGACTGGATTGCTTCATGGAATAAGGGAGATCCTCAAAAGCATTTGACTTGGATTAATGTGTATGCTTATTATAGAAAGAAGGGAAAGGGAAAAGGCTGCGGAGGATATGGAGTTATTATACGATATGCAGATGCGAAGCCAGTCACTGCTACTGCCAAGTATTCAAAAGTTGTAATATCTTTTTTTTCATCAGTTGTTGATGGGAATAAAGGCTGGTGTCGAACTTGCTAA